The Candidatus Hydrogenedentota bacterium genome includes a window with the following:
- a CDS encoding DUF5011 domain-containing protein yields the protein MSATNNGDGTWTLADNLLTALVEGVYDIVVVAEDLAGNISETTVTDALTVDVTAPQLTLNGAAELTLIAGVDSYTEQGASVLDNLDEFVTVDLGGDVVNASLPGVYTLTYNAVDDAGNAATELTRVVTVIADGGEGEGEGEGEGEGEGEGEGEGEGE from the coding sequence TTGTCGGCGACAAACAATGGCGACGGCACCTGGACACTCGCGGACAATCTCCTCACTGCGTTGGTGGAGGGGGTGTACGATATAGTGGTGGTGGCCGAAGATCTCGCTGGGAACATCAGCGAAACCACAGTGACGGACGCCCTCACCGTGGACGTTACCGCGCCTCAGCTTACGCTGAACGGCGCGGCGGAGCTCACGCTGATCGCAGGCGTTGACTCGTACACGGAGCAGGGTGCTTCGGTGCTGGATAATTTGGACGAGTTTGTGACGGTGGACCTCGGTGGCGATGTCGTGAATGCGTCGTTGCCTGGGGTCTACACGCTTACCTACAACGCGGTGGACGATGCGGGTAACGCAGCAACTGAACTCACACGAGTTGTGACGGTCATCGCTGATGGTGGCGAAGGGGAAGGCGAAGGTGAAGGCGAAGGCGAAGGCGAAGGCGAAGGCGAAGGCGAAGGTGAAGGTGAAG